The following are from one region of the Silene latifolia isolate original U9 population chromosome 9, ASM4854445v1, whole genome shotgun sequence genome:
- the LOC141601633 gene encoding uncharacterized protein LOC141601633 — protein MTDMTLRGAFYTWNNKQGNDTLIYSRIDMAFINEDWLEQFPDSYVHFLPEGLFDHCPGLVHFEEERQRRGTTFKYFNMWSMATNYKDVVLAAWNRDVQGTPMFRVVSKLKGLKKGLLKLNKENFEYIENLTHLTELSLKHFQSLLVTDPSNKEWIENERACARVLTEIVKVGDQFLKQKAKCD, from the coding sequence ATGACTGATATGACTTTAAGAGGGGCATTCTACACTTGGAATAACAAACAAGGGAATGATACTCTTATTTACAGTAGGATTGATATGGCATTTATCAATGAGGATTGGCTTGAACAATTCCCTGATAGCTATGTTCACTTCCTCCCTGAGGGACTTTTTGACCATTGCCCTGGTTTGGTCCACTTTGAGGAAGAGAGACAGAGGAGGGGAACTACTTTCAAGTACTTTAACATGTGGTCTATGGCCACTAATTATAAGGATGTTGTGTTAGCTGCCTGGAATAGGGATGTGCAGGGCACGCCCATGTTCAGAGTTGTTAGTAAGTTAAAGGGTTTGAAGAAAGGTTTGCTGAAACTTAATAAGGAGAATTTTGAGTATATTGAGAACCTTACCCATTTGACTGAACTGTCCCTTAAACATTTCCAATCCCTTCTTGTTACTGACCCTTCGAACAAGGAGTGGATTGAGAATGAGAGAGCTTGTGCCAGGGTGTTGACTGAAATAGTTAAAGTAGGGGACCAGTTTCTGAAACAAAAGGCAAAGTGTGACTAG